A region of the Curvibacter sp. AEP1-3 genome:
GCGCATGGCAGTCACGAACCAGGTGCTCAGGCTGTCTGCATTGATGGCAATGCGGATGGTGGTGTGCTCGGCCTGCGCGTCTTCCGGGGCCAAGGCCGGCAGGTCACGCCGCAAATCGTGCTCCAGCATGGCCACCGAATCCGCATGGCGGCAGATGCGGGCACCTGCCTCGGTGGCAGTACATGGCTGCCCCCGCACGATCAGCACCGCCCCCACCCGCTCTTCCATCTGGCGGATGCGCTGCGACACCGCCGATGGCGTGATGTGCAGTACCCGCGCGGCGCGCTCGAAGCTGCCTTCGCGCACCACAGCGGCGACAGTGGCAAGCAATGTGGATTCCAGCATGATCAAGCTTAATGAAGTGTGGCTAATTCCAGCGTAGCAGATTTCATGTGATTTTCAGCACTTCAATCCGATACTTGCGCCATGCAAGCACCCTCCGACTTCCTGGCCACTCTTACCACCGCACTGCCCAGCGTCATGACCGGCCTGACGCTCAGCCTGTCACTCATCATGGCCATCGGTGCCCAAAACACCTTTGTGCTGCGCCAAGGGCTGCGCCGTGAACATGTGGCTGCTGTGGTGGCCGTATGCGCCCTGCTGGATATCACCTTGATGACCATCGGCGTGAGCGGGCTGGCCGCTACCCTGGGCAACTATCCGCGTGCCTTGAACGCGCTGGCACTGGCCGGCGCTGCCGTGGTGGGCTGGTACGGACTCTCGGCATTGCGCCGGGCGCTGGCGCCACATGCCATGCATGCGCAGCTCCAGGGCGCTCCGCAAACGCTGCGTAAAACCGTCATTCAGGTATTGACCATCAGCCTGTTGAACCCGCATGTGTATCTGGACACCGTGATTCTGGTGGGTGCGGTCGGTGCCAAGCAGGCCGCCGGCACCCAGGGCTGGTTTCTGGTGGGAGCCGGTGGCGCCAGCGCGCTGTGGTTCATCACCCTGGGCTTCGGCGCGCGGCTTCTCAGCCCGCTGTTTGAACGCCCTGTGGCATGGCGGGTGCTGGACCTCCTGGTCGCGGCGATGATGGGCCACATCGCCTACAGCTTGTGGTCGCAAGCGACTGTACTGTAGGCTCAGCGCTCTTTCATCAAGGAGACAAATATGAATTGGTTGGATCTGGTCACCGCAGTGGCGATTGCGCAGTACATCTGGTTTGGAGTGCTGGTAGGCCAAGCCCGTGGACGTTACGGGGTGCATGCACCGGCCGTCACCGGCCATGAAACGTTTGAGCGCTATTACCGCGTGCAGATGAATACCCTGGAGCTGCTGGTGCCTATGGTGCCAGCCATGTACCTGGCGGCGCGCTACTGGTCGCCGGTGTGGGTGGCAGCCGCGGGCGCCGTCTACGTGGTGGGCCGATTCATTTATTTGCGCGCCTATGTCTCCGACCCCAAAACCCGCACCCTGGGTTATTCACTCAGCGCTTTTCCGCTGTTGGGCTTGTTGGTCGCGGTGGTTGCGGGCGTATTCATGGCGGCTTGAACGCCATTGCCGGCCGGCGGCTCACTCTGCCGGTTCTGCATCGGTCAGGTCTATCCATTCCACTTGCCCGCTACCAGCATCGTTGAGGCGGGCCACCAAAGCAGTAGCAGCGTGGGCGGGCAGCGCAAACTCCAGCTCTACCCGCTCGCCATGGCGCACCTCACCCAAGGTGGCACCCGCAGCGTCCAGCTCGCGGCGCATGCGACCTTCCTGCGGGTAGGGCACTGCGCACTTCAGCGCCTGCATTTTCACAATAGCTACTTTTTCGGCTTGCAGCAGAGCCTGCGCCACCGTGTCGGTGTAAGCGCGCACCAGCCCGCCTGCACCCAGGTTCACGCCACCGTAGTAACGCACCACCGTGGCCAGCACCCCTTCCAGATCCTGATGGCGTAGTACGTCCAGCATGGGCCGTCCGGCGGTACCGCTAGGCTCGCCGTCGTCTACCGCCGCCGAATGCCCACCCGCCATCAGCGCCCAACACACGTGCGTGGCGGTGGGGTGCTCGGCCCACAAGTCCGCCACCACCTTTTGCGCTGCAGCGCGATCCTCCACCGCTTGCACCCGGCCGATAAACCGGCTCTTTTTGACGATGAGTTCGCTGTTGCTGGGTTTTGCTATCGTGTGCGCCATGATCGGAGTGTAGATTCCGCCTGCACCGTCTTTTTCCTTCGTAACCATGTCCATGACCCGTCGCACCCGGTTTCTGCTGGCCCTGACCACCTTGCTCCTGGCGGCTCTGGCCGGTGGCGCCTATTGGCTGCATGGCAACCTGGACCGGCTGGTGCAGCAAGCCATTACCCGCTATGGCAGCGAGATCACCGGTGCGCCAGTCAGTGTGGCAGCCGCCAGACTGGAGCCCACCAATGGCCGCGGCGAGCTGCGGGGCTTGCGCATCGGTAACCCCGCCGGCTTCAAAACGCCCTATGCCGTGCAGGCAGACCGCATAGAGCTTGAGCTGGATCTCAGCTCACTCGCCTCGGACGTAGTGGTGATCCGCAAAGTTGCGGTCATTGCACCGGATGTGATTTATGAAAAAGGCGAGCGGCAAACCAACTTTGATGTGCTACAGGCGCAGATTGCCAAGGCCGTAGGCCAGTCTTCCAACACAAGCCCCGGTAAGAAACTGATCGTGCAGGAGCTGGTGGTGCGCAATGCCCGCGCGCAAGCCAGCGCGGCCTTCCTGAGTGGGAAAACCGTCACAGTGACATTACCCGACTTGCAACTGCGTGACCTGGGCAAAGCCGAAGGTGGCCTGACCCCGGCCCAGCTGGGCCAACGGATTGCAGCTGCCATGGAAAAGCGGCTGACCGCTGCGGTCAGCTTTGACAGGTTGCTTCAGTCGGTAGGCGGCGCACTGAACCGGGCGGGTGACGCCTTGCAGGGACTTTTCAAGTAAAAAGCGCGTCTTGCGCCGGTGGAATATGCGCGAGCAGCTATTTATTTAATAGCAATCACACTACCGATGAAGTCTTCAAGCCGGCCAGGTAAGCGTCCAGCGTAGCAAGGCCCACGGCTTCCAGGTCAAAGGCTTGCGGATCCAAGAGCCAGTTGTATTTGATACCACCCACCAGCGCAAACAGGCCGATGGTGGCGTTGCGCAGATGTGCATCCGCCTTGATGTGGCCCAGCTGCTGGGCTATCTGCAGCAGGCGCTGCATGTCGTCCATGCACTCGTTGCGGCCGCTGATCTTGCGCTGCTGCATTTCCTGCATTTCATCGACGTACTCCACCTTCTGCATCGCGATCTCGAACACGCGGCGCACTTGCGGTTCTGTTGCAACCTGGCGTAAAGCGGTGGCAGTGTTGCGGCGTATTTTGTCCAGCGGCCGTGCTTCGTCGTCCGGGGTGATTTCTGTCATGCGCGCCATCATGGGCAAGGTCACCCGCTCCATCATGGCGTGAAAGAGCTCACCCTTGTTGTCGAAATGCCAGTAAATGGCGCCGCGCGTCAAGCCGGCATCTTTGGCAATCTCCTGCAGGGAAGTGCGAGACACCCCGCGCTGGTGAAACACGCGTTCAGCAGCGTCAAGGATCAGTTCGCGGGTGGCTAAGGCTTCTTCTTTGGT
Encoded here:
- a CDS encoding LysE/ArgO family amino acid transporter, which gives rise to MQAPSDFLATLTTALPSVMTGLTLSLSLIMAIGAQNTFVLRQGLRREHVAAVVAVCALLDITLMTIGVSGLAATLGNYPRALNALALAGAAVVGWYGLSALRRALAPHAMHAQLQGAPQTLRKTVIQVLTISLLNPHVYLDTVILVGAVGAKQAAGTQGWFLVGAGGASALWFITLGFGARLLSPLFERPVAWRVLDLLVAAMMGHIAYSLWSQATVL
- a CDS encoding MAPEG family protein; translation: MNWLDLVTAVAIAQYIWFGVLVGQARGRYGVHAPAVTGHETFERYYRVQMNTLELLVPMVPAMYLAARYWSPVWVAAAGAVYVVGRFIYLRAYVSDPKTRTLGYSLSAFPLLGLLVAVVAGVFMAA
- a CDS encoding IMPACT family protein → MAHTIAKPSNSELIVKKSRFIGRVQAVEDRAAAQKVVADLWAEHPTATHVCWALMAGGHSAAVDDGEPSGTAGRPMLDVLRHQDLEGVLATVVRYYGGVNLGAGGLVRAYTDTVAQALLQAEKVAIVKMQALKCAVPYPQEGRMRRELDAAGATLGEVRHGERVELEFALPAHAATALVARLNDAGSGQVEWIDLTDAEPAE
- a CDS encoding TetR family transcriptional regulator; this encodes MARRTKEEALATRELILDAAERVFHQRGVSRTSLQEIAKDAGLTRGAIYWHFDNKGELFHAMMERVTLPMMARMTEITPDDEARPLDKIRRNTATALRQVATEPQVRRVFEIAMQKVEYVDEMQEMQQRKISGRNECMDDMQRLLQIAQQLGHIKADAHLRNATIGLFALVGGIKYNWLLDPQAFDLEAVGLATLDAYLAGLKTSSVV